The following coding sequences are from one Triticum aestivum cultivar Chinese Spring chromosome 5A, IWGSC CS RefSeq v2.1, whole genome shotgun sequence window:
- the LOC123103098 gene encoding uncharacterized protein, with protein sequence MAGTAAVYRRVMKAVQKHVGGSADKKHFREFVAAEFRSPAGTEADARARLRLAGDYAYHLTSIQHQKELLFSYNIAVDRSDEMKKILNKSAASVGLQLPDVYQP encoded by the exons ATGGCGGGCACCGCAGCCGTGTACCGGAGGGTCATGAAGGCAGTGCAGAAGCACGTCGGCGGGAGCGCCGATAAGAAGCACTTCCGCGAGTTCGTGGCCGCCGAGTTCCGCAGCCCGGCCGGCACGGAGGCCGACGCCAGAGCGAGACTGCGGCTCGCCGGGGACTACGCGTACCATCTCACCAGCATCCAACACCAGAAG GAACTGCTATTCTCATACAATATAGCTGTGGATCGATCTGATGAAATGAAGAAGATATTGAACAAATCTGCTGCCAGTGTAGGCCTTCAGCTTCCAGATGTCTACCAGCCTTGA
- the LOC123103097 gene encoding probable protein S-acyltransferase 4 — MMVPSEAEPSSSPPQPKRLYQSWKGNNVFLCGGRLILGPDAASLLLSSFLVAGPAIVFCYQMQSKFFRSNGQPHMHRAALLIVIITTLMDLFFLFMTSARDPGIVPRNTRAPPPEADERNLPATPSMEWSVGGTPRMRFRRTKDVNVNGFTVKLKFCETCLRYRPPRSSHCSICNNCVQKFDHHCPWVGQCIGLRNYRYFFLFIATSTFLCISVLIFSWLNVHGEMQDNGGSIWKALRKEVYSFVLIIYTSIVVWFVGGLTVLHLYLISTNQTTYENFRYNYDKKDNPYRKSITKNFAEVFFTKIPPPLNDFRSHVGEGALEAGFYTPYIGLDVTNTREKIDTDMREKEVLVGGIQIPTVLQNIDYGSFEDGFYDKNRNNGNKTVAFAPAWAQKGSEDAGTSAAATTACKEETSEDDAKEITNSNTSSARTSTEANTISEDEIVQDDAKESNTPDRSPAQSLKDMS; from the exons ATGATGGTGCCGTCGGAGGCCGAGCCGTCGTCGTCCCCGCCGCAACCCAAGCGGCTCTACCAGAGCtggaaagggaacaac GTATTCCTGTGCGGCGGACGGCTTATACTCGGGCCGGACGCAGCCTCCCTGCTGCTGTCATCGTTCCTCGTCGCCGGCCCAGCCATCGTCTTCTGCTACCAGATGCAGTCCAAGTTCTTCCGCTCCAACGGGCAACCACACATGCACCGGGCTGCGCTACTGATTGTTATCATCACAACACTAATG GACCTGTTCTTCCTGTTCATGACATCGGCCAGGGACCCAGGAATAGTGCCACGGAACACAAGAGCCCCGCCGCCTGAAGCTGATGAACGGAACCTCCCTGCCACGCCATCTATGGAGTGGAGCGTCGGGGGCACCCCACGGATGAGGTTTCGCCGGACCAAGGATGTCAACGTGAATGGCTTCACGGTGAAGCTCAAGTTTTGCGAGACCTGCCTCAGGTACCGCCCGCCACGATCCTCGCACTGCTCCATCTGCAACAACTGCGTCCAGAAGTTTGATCACCACTGCCCATGGGTTGGCCAGTGCATTGGACTC AGAAACTATCGCTACTTCTTTCTATTCATCGCCACATCGACATTCCTGTGCATATCCGTCTTAATCTTTTCATGGTTGAATGTCCACGGCGAAATGCAAGACAACGGCGGCTCTATCTGGAAGGCCTTGCGCAAGGAAGTCTACTCTTTTGTGCTAATCATCTATACTTCAATTGTTGTATGGTTCGTCGGTGGCCTAACAGTATTGCATCTCTATCTGATCAGTACTAATCAG ACAACATACGAAAACTTCAGATACAATTATGACAAGAAGGATAACCCTTACCGAAAGAGCATTACAAAAAACTTTGCCGAAGTGTTCTTCACCAAGATCCCTCCTCCACTGAACGACTTTCGATCACATGTAGGTGAGGGTGCACTGGAAGCTGGGTTCTACACTCCATATATTGGGTTGGACGTGACCAATACAAGGGAAAAGATTGATACAGATATGCGAGAGAAAGAAGTACTCGTAGGGGGGATACAGATTCCAACAGTATTGCAGAATATAGACTATGGTTCCTTTGAAGATGGTTTTTATGACAAGAACAGGAACAATGGCAACAAAACAGTGGCTTTTGCTCCAGCTTGGGCacaaaaaggaagtgaagatgctGGAACATCTGCAGCAGCTACCACAGCATGCAAGGAAGAAACTAGTGAGGACGATGCTAAGGAAATTACTAATTCAAATACAAGTTCCGCACGGACATCTACAGAAGCCAACACGATATCTGAGGATGAAATAGTTCAGGACGATGCTAAAGAAAGTAACACCCCAGATAGAAGTCCCGCCCAGTCCTTGAAAGACATGAGCTGA